In Salvelinus namaycush isolate Seneca chromosome 17, SaNama_1.0, whole genome shotgun sequence, one genomic interval encodes:
- the LOC120062148 gene encoding myosin-11-like, with protein MSSDEDRMLGVVGWWRTSGERQTVTLQKQALERDIDALKEKVKWTEGELKESQKKEAQTQTKLTESLCEREGLNVTLEQNRRRETGLEEEVKKLAEELAEAFGCIKELEDQKTVQPTAAPMAPVPFSPAGQSFAPVSQPQHGHTTPRTSSAQTNRPARGEQAREEREERGNEGQRAKYPTEREPGEGIDSEHITPFGSTDSDKTKRAGERGKGEDRKRENERQDEVESVVDGCIPGKDASTKDKNSLSTQSSLSDTDHSPHLSRSASSDTDYESETLSSHSKPRAQTTGAEGDLQRENRELCSELQDVKDELQRRLEDLETQRRAEAEARTRLKQLSCKHASQAETSREKEERRGELERAETGRLKETLAELEIKATATTADLIQEYGTLTKAPDLSRPIGEGETIVEAQRGVSPSDQAETTMELQSGGLSASELAQEVEHLGGESAKEAGRARQTQAKLVARQSQQHVRSDGHTMYSPVFRRATEESQRDLSLTRTENTRLTVELEKASAPTNNSTPVDRVEKTVWLKSCGL; from the exons gTGACCCTTCAGAAGCAGGCGTTGGAGAGGGATATAGATGCTTTGAAAGAGAAAGTCAAATGGACTGAGGGGGAACTGAAGGAGAGCCAGAAGAAAGAGGCCCAAACACAAACCAAACTAACG GAGTCACTGTGTGAGAGGGAGGGGCTGAATGTAACACTGGAgcagaacaggaggagagagacaggactggaggaggaggtgaagaagCTGGCTGAGGAGCTGGCAGAGGCCTTCGGATGCATCAAAGAACTAGAAG ACCAGAAGACGGTCCAACCCACTGCTGCTCCAATGGCTCCAGTCCCGTTTAGCCCTGCCGGACAGAGCTTTGCCCCGGTCTCACAACCACAACATGGCCACACCACCCCACGTACATCCTCGGCTCAGACCAACAGACCTGCTAGAGGGGAGCAAGCGAGggaggagcgagaggagagagggaacgagggaCAGAGAGCAAAGTACCCCACAGAGCGAGAGCCTGGCGAGGGCATCGACTCAGAGCACATCACTCCGTTTGGATCCACAGACTCTGACAAAACAAAGAGGGCTGGAGAAAGGGGGAAAGGGGAGGATAGGAAACGAGAGAATGAGAGACAAGACGAGGTAGAGTCGGTAGTAGATGGCTGCATCCCTGGAAAGGATGCGTCCACCAAGGACAAAAACTCACTCAGCACACAGAGCTCTCTTTCTGACACAGACCACAGTCCCCACCTCAGCAGGTCCGCTAGCTCCGACACAGACTACGAGAGCGAGACCCTGTCCAGCCACTCCAAACCCCGAGCCCAGACCACCGGGGCTGAGGGAGACCTACAAAGGGAGAACCGAGAGCTGTGTTCAGAGCTGCAGGACGTTAAGGATGAGTTACAAAGGAGACTGGAGGATCTGGAGACACAGCGCAGAGCGGAGGCCGAGGCCCGGACCAGACTCAAGCAACTCAGCTGCAAACATGCCTCCCAGGCTGAGACCtccagagagaaggaggagaggaggggggagttagagagagcagagacagggagGTTGAAGGAGACACTGGCTGAACTTGAGATAAAG gcaacagcaacaacagctgATCTGATCCAGGAATACGGAACTCTGACCAAAGCTCCAGATCTCTCCAGACCTATTGGTGAGGGAGAGACCATTGTGGAGGCCCAGAGGGGTGTGTCtccctcagaccaggctgaaacCACCATGGAGCTCCAGAGTGGAGGCCTCTCTGCCTCAGAGCTAGCCCAGGAGGTGGAGCATCTGGGTGGGGAGAGCGCCAAGGAGGCTGGGCGAGCCAGACAGACCCAGGCCAAGCTGGTGGCCAGACAGAGCCAG CAACACGTCCGTAGTGACGGACACACCATGTACAGCCCTGTCTTCAGGAGAGCTACTGAAGAGTCCCAGAGAGACCTGAGTCTAACCAGGACTGAGAATACACGTCTTACTGTAGAGCTGGAGAAAGCTTCTGCTCCTACCAACAACAGTACACCAGTGGACAGGGTCGAGAAGACAGTCTGGCTGAAGAGCTGCGGTCTCTAA